Proteins encoded by one window of Acidobacteriota bacterium:
- a CDS encoding helix-turn-helix domain-containing protein, which yields MATVGEILKQKRQEQNLTLHDVSEVTKISTNFLDAIENNAFKKLPRGVFPKMFIRAYARHLGLDDDRLIQLYYEQSAEIETQETPAAEKPRMAPIRQRRGHWTRILSAVVVMGALLGTIYFIYQSSESSPPLDDTTPPEPQRPLAEPAPTPAPAATDSPTNTATDAVTPDGSPLPATAPPTSDESLMPSAAADSDPQTLVLTLRASAVCWVRVVSERVPQDFILQPGETFQYRYGNPIILQVGNAGGVTLFLNGRAARPLGTTGQVVELNLSPSNWRDHIAVPGEP from the coding sequence ATGGCCACGGTTGGAGAGATTCTCAAACAGAAGCGCCAGGAACAGAACCTGACCCTTCACGATGTCTCCGAGGTCACCAAGATCAGCACGAATTTTCTGGACGCCATCGAGAACAACGCGTTCAAGAAGCTGCCGCGCGGCGTGTTCCCGAAAATGTTCATCCGTGCCTATGCCCGCCATCTAGGACTGGATGATGACCGGTTGATCCAGTTGTACTACGAGCAGTCGGCCGAGATCGAGACCCAGGAGACACCAGCCGCCGAAAAACCCCGCATGGCGCCGATCCGCCAGCGCCGTGGACACTGGACGCGGATTCTGTCGGCGGTGGTTGTGATGGGCGCGCTGCTGGGAACCATTTATTTTATCTACCAGTCGAGCGAGTCCAGTCCGCCGCTGGACGACACAACTCCGCCGGAGCCACAGCGGCCCCTTGCCGAACCCGCTCCGACCCCGGCGCCCGCGGCGACCGACAGCCCGACGAACACAGCCACAGACGCCGTCACTCCGGACGGTTCGCCGCTGCCTGCCACCGCCCCGCCGACATCCGATGAGTCGCTCATGCCGTCCGCCGCCGCTGACTCCGATCCGCAGACGCTGGTGCTCACCCTGCGTGCCAGCGCCGTCTGCTGGGTGCGCGTCGTGAGTGAACGCGTCCCTCAAGATTTCATCCTCCAGCCGGGCGAAACATTCCAATACCGTTATGGCAACCCCATCATTCTGCAGGTCGGCAATGCCGGCGGCGTCACTCTGTTCCTCAACGGCCGGGCTGCCCGCCCGCTGGGCACCACCGGCCAGGTGGTGGAGTTGAACCTGTCGCCGTCAAAC